From one Streptomyces sp. SCSIO 30461 genomic stretch:
- a CDS encoding (2Fe-2S)-binding protein, which yields MTRTPASLVRAEPGAPYEITFDGRSVRALPGQTVAAALWAAGILSWRTTRVNGAARGVFCGIGACYDCLATVNGRPNQRACLVPARPGDAITTQEGTGHDDLAV from the coding sequence GTGACCAGAACCCCGGCGTCCCTGGTGCGGGCGGAACCCGGCGCCCCGTACGAGATCACCTTCGACGGACGCTCCGTCCGAGCGCTTCCCGGGCAGACCGTCGCGGCGGCGCTCTGGGCCGCGGGCATTCTCTCCTGGCGTACCACCCGTGTGAACGGCGCGGCGCGCGGGGTCTTCTGCGGCATCGGCGCCTGCTACGACTGCCTCGCCACCGTCAACGGCCGCCCCAACCAACGGGCATGCCTGGTGCCCGCGCGCCCGGGCGACGCGATCACCACACAGGAGGGCACCGGCCATGACGACCTCGCCGTGTGA
- a CDS encoding NAD(P)/FAD-dependent oxidoreductase: MTTSPCDAGGPYESAVVGAGPAGLAAAVTAAELGLRVALLDAGERPGGQFYRQPAAALGAGRPEALHHGWSAYADLERRLRALREAGRIRYFPAHHVWTVVPEGAGGDGGMPGWRLHALAGTRVEEERPVLIHARAVLLATGAYERHLPFPGWTLPGVIGAGAAQAMLKSGLVLPGRRVVVAGSGPLLLAVAGSLTAAGAKVPVVAEASCYAAYARRWPTLLRVPGKLAEAAVHASALLRRGVRVLNRHAVIAAHGAERVEAVTLARLDRGWRPVPGSDRRVRCDAVAVGHGLVPQLELAMELGCATRPTPDGGVALRVDGGQRTSVAGVWAAGETGGIGGVELALVEGELAGRSIASDLHGTPDGPRRDIARAAVRRARLRAFADLMAAAHRPGPGWTGWLTDATAVCRCEEVPVGLIKEAVGGLGAHDTRTVKLLTRAGMGWCQGRMCGPAVACLTGSGLAAEPGAHRRPLSCPVPLGHLAEPPDPP, translated from the coding sequence ATGACGACCTCGCCGTGTGACGCCGGAGGTCCATACGAGTCGGCGGTCGTCGGCGCGGGGCCCGCAGGTCTGGCGGCGGCTGTCACAGCCGCCGAGCTGGGACTGCGAGTGGCGCTGCTCGACGCGGGAGAGCGGCCGGGAGGGCAGTTCTACCGTCAGCCCGCAGCCGCACTCGGAGCCGGACGCCCGGAGGCACTGCATCACGGCTGGAGCGCCTACGCCGATCTGGAACGCAGGCTGCGCGCGCTGCGGGAAGCGGGCCGCATCCGGTACTTCCCCGCCCATCACGTCTGGACGGTGGTCCCCGAGGGCGCCGGCGGGGACGGCGGTATGCCTGGCTGGCGGCTCCACGCCCTGGCGGGTACCCGTGTGGAGGAGGAGCGGCCCGTCCTGATCCACGCTCGTGCCGTACTTCTGGCCACCGGAGCCTATGAGCGTCACCTTCCCTTCCCCGGCTGGACCCTGCCGGGAGTGATCGGCGCCGGAGCCGCGCAGGCCATGCTCAAGTCGGGTCTGGTGCTCCCCGGTCGGCGCGTCGTCGTCGCGGGCAGCGGGCCACTGCTGCTCGCCGTCGCCGGATCGCTCACGGCGGCCGGGGCCAAGGTCCCCGTAGTCGCCGAGGCGTCGTGCTACGCCGCCTATGCCCGCCGATGGCCCACACTGCTGCGGGTCCCCGGGAAGCTCGCCGAAGCGGCGGTTCACGCGAGTGCCCTGCTGAGACGGGGTGTGCGGGTGCTCAACCGGCACGCCGTCATCGCGGCCCACGGCGCCGAGCGGGTCGAGGCCGTCACGCTGGCGAGGCTCGACCGCGGCTGGCGTCCGGTGCCGGGCAGCGACCGGCGTGTTCGCTGTGACGCGGTTGCCGTCGGGCACGGTCTCGTGCCGCAACTCGAACTCGCCATGGAACTCGGCTGCGCCACCCGCCCCACTCCCGACGGCGGTGTGGCGCTGCGTGTGGACGGTGGACAACGCACCTCGGTGGCGGGGGTGTGGGCGGCGGGCGAGACCGGTGGCATCGGCGGAGTCGAACTCGCCCTGGTGGAAGGAGAATTGGCGGGACGCTCGATCGCAAGTGACCTGCACGGCACTCCCGATGGCCCCCGGCGGGACATCGCGCGGGCGGCCGTACGCCGTGCCCGGCTGAGGGCCTTCGCGGATCTGATGGCCGCCGCTCACCGTCCGGGCCCCGGCTGGACCGGGTGGCTCACCGACGCCACCGCGGTGTGCCGTTGCGAGGAGGTCCCGGTCGGGTTGATCAAGGAGGCGGTCGGCGGGCTCGGAGCGCATGACACCCGGACGGTGAAGCTGCTCACGCGCGCCGGGATGGGCTGGTGCCAGGGGCGCATGTGTGGCCCTGCCGTGGCCTGTCTGACCGGTTCCGGCCTGGCGGCGGAGCCCGGTGCGCACCGGCGCCCGCTGTCGTGTCCGGTCCCGCTGGGCCATCTCGCCGAGCCACCGGATCCACCCTGA
- a CDS encoding dihydrodipicolinate synthase family protein, which produces MALAPRTRPWHGIMVATALPLRDDLSIDYDAYADHVAWLIANGCDGVVPNGSLGEYQTLTDDERARVVRTAIDASGDGSRVMPGVAAYGSAESRRWADQAAEAGAGSVLLLPPNAYRADEATVLAHYAEVARSGVPVVAYNNPHDTKVDLTPGLLSRLHTQQSIVAVKEFSGDVRRVYEIAELAPGLDLLIGADDVLLELAVAGAVGWIAGYPNALPRVCADLYHAAVGGDLEVALPLYKSLHSLLRWDSKTEFVQAIKLSMDLAGRPGGPTRPPRRSLDPEQDTAVRAATEKALAEGHR; this is translated from the coding sequence ATGGCACTCGCACCTCGTACCCGCCCCTGGCACGGAATCATGGTCGCCACCGCCCTTCCGCTGCGCGACGACCTCTCCATCGACTACGACGCCTACGCAGACCATGTGGCCTGGCTGATAGCCAACGGCTGCGACGGGGTCGTACCCAACGGTTCCCTCGGCGAGTACCAGACCCTCACCGACGACGAACGCGCCCGTGTGGTCCGTACCGCCATCGACGCGTCCGGAGATGGAAGCCGTGTGATGCCGGGGGTCGCCGCCTACGGCAGCGCCGAGTCGCGCCGCTGGGCCGACCAGGCGGCCGAAGCCGGCGCCGGTTCCGTGCTGCTGCTGCCGCCCAACGCCTACCGCGCGGACGAGGCGACGGTGCTGGCGCACTACGCCGAGGTCGCGCGCTCAGGAGTGCCCGTCGTCGCGTACAACAACCCCCACGACACCAAGGTCGATCTCACCCCCGGACTGCTCTCCCGGCTTCACACCCAGCAGAGCATCGTCGCCGTGAAGGAGTTCAGCGGCGATGTGCGGCGTGTTTACGAGATCGCCGAACTCGCACCCGGGCTCGACCTGCTGATCGGTGCGGACGACGTGCTGCTCGAACTGGCCGTGGCCGGTGCGGTCGGCTGGATCGCGGGATACCCCAACGCGCTGCCCCGGGTGTGTGCGGACCTTTACCACGCCGCCGTCGGCGGGGACCTGGAAGTGGCGCTACCGCTCTACAAGTCCCTGCATTCACTGCTGCGCTGGGATTCCAAGACCGAGTTCGTGCAGGCGATCAAGCTTTCCATGGACCTCGCAGGGCGCCCCGGGGGCCCGACCCGTCCGCCGCGCCGCTCCCTCGACCCGGAGCAGGACACGGCCGTGCGGGCGGCCACCGAGAAGGCGCTCGCCGAAGGCCACCGCTGA
- a CDS encoding proline racemase family protein yields MRTRHVFHAVDSHTEGMPTRVVTAGAGVIPGATMAERRTYFTEHLDHIRTLLMYEPRGHSAMSGAILQPPTRPDADYGVLFIEVSGVLPMCGHGTIGVATVLVETGMVPVSEPVTTVRLDTPAGLVTADVRVEGGAARSVTLTNVPAFCLALDRKAEVPGHGSITYDMAYGGNFYAIVALDALGLPFDRAHKDELLAAALAVMDAVNATDRPVHPENPLIAGVKHVYLAAPGSDAVRSRHAMGIHPGWFDRSPCGTGTSARMAQLHARGELPVGRDFVNESFIGTEFTGRLVGETTVGALPAVVPTITGRAWITGTAQYFLDPSDPFPGGFLL; encoded by the coding sequence ATGCGCACCCGCCATGTCTTCCACGCCGTCGACTCGCACACCGAGGGCATGCCCACCCGGGTCGTCACCGCCGGTGCCGGGGTGATCCCGGGTGCCACCATGGCCGAGCGGCGGACGTACTTCACGGAGCACCTCGATCACATCCGCACCCTGCTCATGTACGAACCGCGCGGCCACTCCGCGATGAGCGGCGCGATCCTCCAGCCCCCCACCCGGCCGGACGCCGACTACGGTGTGCTGTTCATCGAGGTGTCCGGGGTGCTTCCGATGTGCGGACACGGCACCATCGGTGTCGCCACCGTCCTGGTGGAGACGGGAATGGTGCCCGTCAGCGAGCCGGTCACCACCGTCCGCCTCGACACTCCCGCCGGACTGGTGACGGCGGATGTGCGGGTGGAGGGCGGGGCGGCCCGGTCGGTCACGCTCACCAACGTGCCCGCGTTCTGCCTCGCCCTCGACCGCAAGGCCGAGGTGCCCGGCCACGGCTCGATCACCTACGACATGGCGTACGGCGGCAACTTCTACGCCATTGTCGCCCTGGACGCCCTCGGGCTCCCCTTCGACCGCGCCCACAAGGACGAGTTGCTGGCCGCCGCACTCGCCGTCATGGACGCCGTCAACGCCACCGACCGCCCCGTCCACCCCGAGAACCCACTCATCGCCGGGGTCAAGCACGTCTATCTCGCCGCCCCCGGCTCCGACGCCGTACGGTCCCGGCACGCCATGGGCATCCATCCGGGCTGGTTCGACCGCTCCCCGTGCGGCACGGGCACCAGCGCCCGGATGGCTCAGCTCCACGCCAGGGGTGAGCTGCCCGTCGGCCGTGACTTCGTCAACGAGTCCTTCATCGGAACGGAGTTCACCGGCCGGCTGGTCGGGGAGACCACCGTCGGCGCACTGCCCGCCGTGGTACCCACCATCACAGGCCGGGCCTGGATCACCGGCACGGCCCAGTACTTCCTCGACCCGTCCGATCCGTTCCCCGGGGGCTTCCTCCTGTGA
- a CDS encoding GntR family transcriptional regulator, with amino-acid sequence MGDPKQFTLITAQARLRDQVAHALRAALVAGELRPGHVYSAPGLAADFGTSATPVREAMLDLAREGLVEPVRNKGFRITEVSERDLDQYTELRALIEVPTIGKVTDIATVEQLEELRPVADEIVTRAREHDLIGYLDADRRFHLGLLSLAGNERLVETVGDLRKRSRLYGLTRLDERGQLVASAEEHVELLDLMRAGDAVGAQECMARHLGHVRSLWAQARDEPVEPRPRHLRGSR; translated from the coding sequence ATGGGCGACCCAAAGCAGTTCACCCTGATCACGGCCCAGGCGCGGCTGCGTGACCAGGTCGCCCACGCACTACGTGCCGCTCTTGTGGCAGGCGAGCTCCGGCCCGGCCATGTGTACTCCGCTCCCGGGCTCGCGGCCGATTTCGGCACCTCCGCCACACCCGTGCGCGAGGCCATGCTCGACCTCGCGCGCGAGGGCCTGGTCGAACCGGTCCGCAACAAGGGATTCCGGATCACCGAGGTGAGCGAGCGGGACCTCGACCAGTACACCGAGCTGCGTGCGCTGATCGAGGTGCCGACCATCGGAAAGGTCACCGACATCGCGACGGTGGAGCAGCTCGAAGAGCTGCGGCCGGTGGCCGATGAGATCGTGACGCGTGCGCGGGAACACGATCTCATCGGGTATCTGGACGCGGACCGCCGCTTCCACCTCGGCCTGCTCTCCCTCGCGGGGAACGAGCGACTGGTCGAGACGGTCGGAGACCTCCGCAAGCGTTCCCGGCTGTACGGGCTGACCAGGCTGGACGAGCGCGGTCAGCTGGTCGCGTCGGCGGAGGAGCACGTGGAACTGCTCGATCTGATGCGCGCCGGTGACGCGGTGGGAGCGCAGGAGTGCATGGCCCGCCACCTCGGGCATGTCCGCTCCCTCTGGGCCCAGGCCCGGGACGAACCGGTGGAACCCCGGCCGCGGCACCTCCGCGGCAGCCGCTGA
- a CDS encoding MFS transporter: MTSPRSAPAARSTAPARDGGSALALLVIASCQLMVVLDITIVNVALPHIQSSLGFSTTDLSWVVSAYTLAFGGLMLLGGRMGDILGRRRVFVCGVLLFVAGSLAAGLAQSAGALLAARAFQGSGAAVASPTALALISTTFSEGPERNRAFGVFASVSAAGGALGLVAGGVIVEWLDWRWVFFVNGPIGMLAVLAAPRWIRESGRQSGTFDIAGALTATVGMVLLVYGFIRAARGGWSDSLTIASFALASATLGLCALVERRSRRPVIPLRLFADRNRRGTYAMMLSFAAAMFGMFFFLSLHVQNVLGFSPLQAGFAFLPVSAIIVVGARTTARLLPRYGPKPFLVAGALLATAGLIWLTRVDAHSTYAGAFLGPMLVFGLGMGLQFVSITVTALSGVAAGESGAGSGLLNAHQQVGGSLGLAVLVTVFGAAAGREAALQAPVFLSRATPAEKLGYAHTGRLPAPYADAVLTSGATAVFAVAAVFTAVAALIALFVVRFGPADIERLNGRGSGSP, translated from the coding sequence ATGACCAGCCCGAGATCCGCCCCAGCAGCGCGGTCCACCGCCCCGGCGCGGGACGGTGGGAGCGCCTTGGCGCTGCTCGTCATCGCGTCCTGCCAGCTGATGGTGGTGCTCGACATCACCATCGTGAACGTCGCGCTGCCGCACATCCAGAGCTCGCTCGGCTTCTCCACCACCGACCTGTCGTGGGTCGTCAGCGCATACACCCTCGCGTTCGGCGGGCTGATGCTGCTCGGTGGCAGGATGGGGGACATCCTGGGGCGGCGCAGGGTCTTCGTCTGTGGAGTGCTGCTCTTCGTCGCGGGCTCGCTGGCCGCGGGGCTCGCGCAGAGCGCGGGGGCGCTGCTCGCCGCCCGCGCCTTCCAGGGATCGGGCGCCGCCGTCGCCTCCCCGACCGCCCTCGCCCTGATCAGTACGACCTTCTCCGAAGGCCCCGAGCGCAATCGGGCCTTCGGTGTCTTCGCCTCCGTGTCCGCCGCCGGGGGAGCACTCGGTCTGGTGGCGGGCGGTGTGATCGTCGAATGGCTCGACTGGCGCTGGGTGTTCTTCGTCAACGGGCCGATCGGAATGCTCGCCGTCCTCGCCGCGCCGCGATGGATCAGGGAGTCCGGGCGCCAGTCCGGCACCTTCGACATCGCGGGCGCGCTCACCGCCACGGTCGGGATGGTGCTGCTCGTCTACGGTTTCATCCGGGCGGCACGGGGCGGGTGGTCGGACTCGCTGACGATCGCGTCGTTCGCGCTGGCATCGGCGACCCTGGGTCTGTGCGCCCTGGTCGAGCGCCGTTCCAGACGGCCGGTCATCCCGCTTCGACTGTTCGCCGACCGCAACCGCCGCGGGACCTACGCGATGATGCTGAGCTTCGCGGCGGCGATGTTCGGCATGTTCTTCTTCCTCTCCCTCCATGTGCAGAACGTGCTGGGATTCAGCCCGCTCCAGGCGGGGTTCGCCTTTCTGCCGGTCAGCGCGATCATCGTGGTCGGGGCGCGGACCACGGCGCGGCTGCTGCCCCGGTACGGGCCCAAGCCCTTCCTGGTCGCCGGTGCCCTGCTGGCGACGGCCGGCCTGATCTGGCTGACCCGTGTCGACGCCCATTCGACATACGCCGGTGCGTTTCTGGGGCCGATGCTGGTGTTCGGCCTGGGCATGGGCCTGCAGTTCGTGTCGATCACCGTGACAGCGCTCTCCGGCGTCGCGGCCGGGGAGTCCGGTGCGGGGTCCGGTCTGCTCAACGCGCACCAGCAGGTGGGCGGCTCGCTCGGGCTCGCCGTACTGGTCACGGTGTTCGGTGCGGCCGCAGGCCGGGAGGCGGCCCTTCAGGCTCCGGTCTTCCTCAGCCGGGCCACCCCCGCGGAGAAGCTGGGTTACGCGCACACCGGCCGACTCCCGGCGCCCTACGCCGACGCGGTCCTCACCTCCGGTGCGACGGCCGTCTTCGCCGTCGCTGCCGTCTTCACGGCGGTAGCCGCGCTGATCGCGCTGTTCGTGGTCCGCTTCGGCCCTGCCGACATCGAACGCCTCAACGGCCGCGGCAGCGGAAGCCCATGA